Proteins encoded within one genomic window of Borrelia parkeri:
- a CDS encoding calcium/sodium antiporter, with product MAHIHLFCVIFGIFLLYLGGNYLLNSSVNIATYFQVPNLLIGVIIVSLSTSSPELFTSLIASLKGKNEIIVSNIIGSNIINMLLALPLTGFFLRIKTDFKRLKFSFIILFLLMFLLLLFSFDFDTLSFFKVPYYRTSSLVILILFLSYLFLFYKEEKKYNSIIKNLENLNCNYGFKFLFLNTLLLLLSIYFLYFGSKLLIDSSIYIAHNVFNISEKVIGIIFVAFGTSIPEIIVSLFAVIKKESDIALGNIIGSNIFNIGFILSSSSFVNPVLMSNIYLTDFSIMFVVSLMLLFIVRFIGAFSRGPAIIFLCLYILYNSFLFGVF from the coding sequence TTGGCACATATTCATCTTTTTTGTGTAATATTTGGTATATTTTTGTTGTATCTTGGTGGGAATTATCTTTTAAATAGTTCTGTTAACATTGCTACTTATTTTCAAGTTCCTAATCTTTTAATCGGTGTTATAATAGTATCCTTGTCAACAAGTTCACCAGAGCTTTTTACAAGTTTAATAGCATCTCTTAAGGGGAAAAATGAAATTATTGTTTCTAATATCATTGGGAGTAATATCATTAATATGTTGCTTGCACTTCCCTTAACAGGGTTTTTTTTAAGGATTAAAACTGATTTTAAGAGACTCAAATTTTCTTTTATAATTTTATTTTTATTGATGTTTCTTCTTTTATTGTTTTCTTTTGATTTTGATACTTTGTCTTTTTTTAAGGTACCTTATTATAGAACCAGTTCATTGGTGATTTTAATTTTATTTTTATCTTATCTATTTTTATTTTATAAAGAAGAGAAAAAATATAATTCTATTATAAAAAATTTAGAAAATCTTAATTGTAATTATGGGTTTAAGTTTTTATTTTTAAATACTTTGCTCTTATTATTAAGTATATATTTCTTATATTTCGGTTCAAAGTTGTTAATAGATAGTTCAATATACATTGCACACAATGTTTTTAATATTAGTGAGAAAGTGATTGGAATTATTTTTGTAGCTTTTGGGACCAGCATCCCAGAGATTATCGTTTCTCTTTTTGCAGTAATTAAAAAGGAGTCAGATATTGCCCTTGGTAATATCATTGGAAGTAATATATTTAATATTGGTTTTATTTTATCTAGTAGTAGTTTTGTAAATCCAGTACTCATGAGTAATATTTATTTGACTGATTTTAGTATCATGTTTGTTGTATCTTTAATGTTATTATTCATAGTGAGATTTATAGGAGCTTTTAGCAGAGGACCTGCTATTATATTTTTATGTTTGTATATTTTATATAATTCATTTTTATTTGGTGTGTTTTAA
- a CDS encoding putative glycoside hydrolase has product MKLNTCMMLLYIICLLFSYFFLCFHLHSLDETKYFKNGDLFFINKGALYKKHNDVIFKVEPKGLETRWIYPFARPVSKRITSIYEDFYSSNSLLTTNDSVYVSHNYFKSFIKLVDNEKFNKNSYITSSALSRGEYKRIAVGTSNSGIYLSVNDNLDFKSLNSLISKTYLGAGYYDMVSAIEFSRNNANELYFSCGIYGDIILINTTLGVVRKLDFPFKKQIVRIIDLSDSKIEKLLVRTYDNHFYSYVDGKWTFDGQFSVYGENSIKKLERMHLASNKGSIYLTAYTLRSKTAIDERFEFIKRLGMNAVIIDFKDDSGILTYASKLALPNKIKAVKNLIDVPYILNKAKELGIYVIARVVVFKDAKLYFYNNYEYALWNKKTNQPWANLVKVDHGDSFKFVQKEHWVDLFLQGTWDYNLSIAKEIQSLGVDEIQFDYIRFPTDGPVSLITSRFNKYKMRAIDALESFLIMARKNISIPISIDIYGNNGWFITNSIGQNISMIADYVDVISPMFYPSHYTNDFLKNELYYTTRAYKIYKEGSNRAAVFSSGKVIIRPYVQAFLLGSERRVSKEVYLKYFSHQLRGVKESLGNGFSLWNASNIYYMVKSDLSEFLNFS; this is encoded by the coding sequence ATGAAACTTAATACATGTATGATGCTTTTGTATATAATTTGCTTGTTGTTTTCTTATTTTTTCTTGTGTTTTCATTTGCATTCATTAGACGAGACTAAATATTTTAAGAATGGTGATTTATTTTTTATTAATAAAGGTGCTTTATATAAAAAGCATAATGATGTGATATTTAAGGTTGAACCTAAGGGGCTAGAGACTAGATGGATATATCCGTTTGCAAGACCTGTGTCTAAGAGAATAACTTCTATTTATGAAGATTTTTATTCTTCAAATTCCCTTTTGACAACTAATGACTCTGTTTATGTTTCTCATAATTATTTTAAAAGTTTTATAAAATTAGTTGACAATGAGAAATTTAATAAAAATTCTTACATTACATCAAGTGCATTATCTCGAGGAGAATATAAGCGTATTGCTGTTGGTACTTCTAATAGTGGAATTTATTTAAGTGTTAATGATAATTTGGATTTTAAGAGCTTAAATTCTTTAATTTCTAAGACATATCTGGGTGCTGGTTATTATGATATGGTTAGTGCAATCGAGTTTTCAAGAAACAATGCAAATGAGTTGTACTTTTCCTGTGGAATTTATGGAGATATTATTTTAATTAATACAACTCTAGGGGTTGTTAGGAAGTTAGATTTTCCCTTTAAAAAACAGATAGTGCGTATTATTGATTTATCAGATTCAAAAATAGAAAAACTTTTAGTTAGAACTTATGATAATCATTTTTATTCCTATGTTGATGGCAAATGGACTTTTGATGGTCAATTTTCTGTGTATGGAGAAAATTCTATTAAAAAATTAGAAAGAATGCATCTTGCTTCTAATAAGGGGTCAATTTATTTAACGGCTTATACTCTTCGAAGTAAAACAGCTATTGATGAGAGATTTGAGTTTATAAAAAGATTAGGCATGAATGCTGTTATTATTGACTTTAAAGATGATAGTGGTATTTTAACTTATGCAAGTAAATTAGCTTTGCCAAATAAGATAAAGGCTGTTAAAAATTTGATAGATGTTCCTTATATTTTAAATAAAGCAAAAGAACTTGGAATATATGTTATTGCACGAGTTGTTGTGTTTAAAGACGCTAAACTTTATTTTTATAATAATTATGAGTATGCTCTTTGGAATAAAAAGACCAATCAGCCTTGGGCAAACCTTGTAAAGGTTGATCATGGTGATTCTTTTAAATTTGTTCAAAAGGAACATTGGGTAGATCTCTTCTTGCAAGGTACGTGGGATTATAATTTATCTATTGCAAAAGAAATTCAGTCTCTTGGAGTTGATGAGATTCAGTTTGATTATATTAGATTTCCAACAGATGGGCCTGTGTCTCTTATAACTTCAAGATTTAATAAATATAAGATGCGTGCGATTGATGCTCTTGAATCTTTTTTAATTATGGCTAGAAAAAATATTTCTATTCCTATTTCTATTGACATTTATGGAAATAATGGATGGTTTATTACAAATAGTATTGGTCAAAATATTTCTATGATTGCGGATTATGTTGATGTTATTTCTCCAATGTTCTATCCTTCTCATTATACTAACGATTTTTTAAAGAATGAGTTATACTATACTACTAGAGCTTATAAAATTTATAAGGAAGGGAGTAATAGAGCAGCTGTATTTTCTTCGGGTAAGGTTATAATTAGACCTTATGTTCAAGCTTTTTTGCTTGGTTCTGAACGTCGTGTGAGTAAAGAAGTTTATTTAAAATATTTTTCTCATCAATTAAGAGGCGTTAAGGAATCTTTAGGTAATGGCTTTAGTTTATGGAATGCATCTAATATTTACTATATGGTTAAGAGTGATTTAAGCGAATTTTTAAATTTTTCTTAA